The proteins below are encoded in one region of Helianthus annuus cultivar XRQ/B chromosome 2, HanXRQr2.0-SUNRISE, whole genome shotgun sequence:
- the LOC110892803 gene encoding uncharacterized protein LOC110892803, with translation MTRQMGFPALWCKWIEGILVSARSSVLVNGSPTFEINCSKGVRQGDLLSPFLILLVMEGLSNILYKARIEALLRGIPIISHLFYADDALLLGEWEEDNVKNVARCLRIFYLASGLKINLQKSNIYGLGVGNDEVLNMCNVIGCKSDSIPLTYLGISVGSNMNRINNWTPIIEVFDKRLSAWKAKTLSIGGRLTLINSVLESLPIYYFSLYKAPVGVIKTLEAKMRKFLWVGSSNINKMNWVAWDWVTWPKNIGGLGINRLLEVNEALLVKWGWRFRVENHNLWRKVVEACHGKANHWSFLPLNSNIAGCWKNVVKLLNKLKLNGRGLNRLILGKVGNGVETRFWIDSWLGDLPFMERWPLLFGLELFKSCRVAERFETVQENRVYDWQWSRQPKFEEELKEWKECLEALSNVSLSSDKDKWYWFDDNQKVVSVKAVKKSLIVERVTSHPPNFNWCKWVPIKCNIMA, from the coding sequence ATGACGAGACAAATGGGTTTTCCGGCTTTATGGTGTAAATGGATAGAAGGAATCCTAGTTTCTGCTAGATCCTCGGTTTTAGTGAACGGATCTCCTACTTTTGAAATCAATTGTTCCAAAGGAGTCAGACAGGGAGACCTCTTATCCCCGTTCCTGATCCTTCTGGTCATGGAAGGTCTCTCAAACATTTTGTACAAAGCTAGGATCGAAGCATTGTTGAGAGGGATTCCAATTATTTCTCACCTTTTTTACGCTGACGATGCTCTCCTGTTGGGGGAATGGGAGGAGGATAATGTGAAGAACGTGGCCCGATGCCTGAGAATTTTTTATTTAGCATCGGGTTTAAAAATCAATCTCCAAAAATCTAACATTTACGGGCTAGGCGTGGGTAATGATGAAGTTTTGAACATGTGTAATGTGATTGGATGCAAGTCGGATTCTATCCCGCTTACTTACTTGGGAATTTCGGTGGGTAGTAATATGAATAGAATTAACAACTGGACGCCTATTATAGAGGTTTTCGATAAAAGACTGTCGGCTTGGAAAGCTAAAACATTATCGATAGGGGGTCGGCTTACGCTGATTAATTCGGTGTTGGAGAGTCTGCCTATATACTATTTTTCGTTATATAAGGCGCCGGTTGGGGTTATTAAGACTCTTGAAGCCAAAATGAGAAAATTCCTTTGGGTGGGGTCTAGTAATATTAATAAAATGAACTGGGTGGCTTGGGATTGGGTCACATGGCCTAAAAATATAGGAGGGCTGGGCATAAACAGGCTCTTAGAGGTTAATGAGGCTCTTCTTGTTAAATGGGGCTGGAGGTTTAGGGTGGAAAATCATAATCTCTGGCGTAAAGTGGTGGAAGCTTGCCATGGTAAGGCCAACCATTGGAGCTTTCTTCCGCTTAACAGTAATATCGCGGGGTGTTGGAAAAATGTGGTGAAGTTATTAAATAAATTGAAATTAAATGGGAGGGGGCTAAATAGGTTGATCTTGGGTAAGGTGGGAAATGGGGTCGAGACTCGTTTTTGGATCGATTCTTGGCTGGGCGATCTTCCTTTTATGGAACGATGGCCGCTTTTGTTTGGTTTGGAGTTGTTTAAATCTTGCAGGGTTGCAGAGAGATTTGAAACGGTTCAAGAAAATAGAGTTTACGATTGGCAATGGTCTAGGCAGCCAAAGTTCGAAGAGGAGTTAAAAGAATGGAAGGAGTGTCTGGAGGCTCTAAGCAATGTTAGTCTATCCAGCGATAAGGACAAGTGGTATTGGTTTGATGATAATCAGAAAGTTGTCTCGGTGAAGGCGGTCAAAAAGTCTTTGATAGTGGAAAGAGTCACTAGTCATCCCCCTAATTTTAATTGGTGTAAATGGGTGCCCATCAAGTGCAATATTATGGCTTGA